The following nucleotide sequence is from Bos taurus isolate L1 Dominette 01449 registration number 42190680 breed Hereford chromosome 3, ARS-UCD2.0, whole genome shotgun sequence.
ctgttgttattCTTGAGAATAACAAGAGTTATAGTGATGCAAAGATCCTTGGAACTGAAAGTCCTCAGGCCTCTATTCCTTTCATGATTGCTCTTTTTCCAATTCTGTAGGCAAGGATCCCAAAGTTCAAAATTCCAACATGCCCAGAGAGTGTATCAGGaaattttttccaaaaagaaagtgCTTTGTCTTTGACCGGCCTACAAATGACAGAAAGCTATTACTCCATGTTATGGAACTATCAGATAACCAATTGGATGTGAATTTCCAGAAGCAGTCAGAAGATTTTTGCTCATATATCTCTACCCATGCAAAGCCCAAGACCCTAAGAGAAGGAATCACTGTCACTGGGGGAGGTGAGTCTCCTTCGCTACCTCATGTCTCTCTGTGCTTCAGGGTGTGGTAAACTTGTGATTACACTCTGGATTTCTCTTGGTTTCTCTGTAGTTACGTTTTCTTCTCCATGTGACTTGGAAAATAGATGTTCACACCACTCATGAAAATgcatgtttattcatttaaagaAGCATATATAAGTGCTTTGCAGTCTACCAAATCTCATGAAACTATTACATTAATGATATAAATTAAAGATAGAAATCTTCGTGGTGATGAGATGTCTGAAGCTATAAGTGTTTCGAGTGAGAATAGGCAAGGTATTTTGTGAATTTACATGAATCAGGAAATAAATAGTAGTTATGAATCTGTGTAAGTTCATTGAGAGTCTGAGAAACAAATGTAAATACAATCTTATGTATGGGGCTGGCTTCACGGACATGCCACCTGCGCAGTCATGCTGCAATGAGCCCTGCTTGATTTCATGTTTGTTTCAACTGTCCTGAAATTCTTGATGACATTTCAACAAGACATTTTCATTTACAAATAATGCCCACAAGCTATGTAAAGTACTTATATCTATAataagttctttttattttattacaatgGGGAAAGTGATCTAGGAGAATCTTGGGCATATTGTTTGAAATCATTTGTTCAATATTGTAATATGATGAATTTGAGAACCATAAAAGATAGATTGAATAGTAGACATAGTGATGTTATTATAAACAAGTAGATTCATAGATCAAACAGGAGAGGGATACAAGAATAAGTAAATAGAATGAGGAGAagaataaatagaggaaaaagaaacttcCACTTCCATaaaattttagtgatttttttaagGTGCTAATCTCTAAACCTATAAAACAGGTAAGAATTCTCtctgcatttaataaatattatgtatCTTTCAGGGTTCGGGACTCTGGTGGAGGCCTACGTAGATGCCATCAACAGTGGAGGAGTTCCCTGTTTGGAGAACGCAGTAATAACTCTGGCTGAGCGTGAGAACTCAGCAGCCGTGCAGAAGGCAGCTGATCATTACAGTGAGCAGATGACCCAGCGACTGAACCTTCCCACAGACACGCTCCAGGAACTGCTAGAGGTGCATGCAGCCTGTGAGAAGGAAGCCATTGACATCTTCATGGAGCGCTCCTTCAAGGATGATAAGCGAATGTTCCAGAAGAAGCTCGTGGTAATGTGTCCTAGAATATATGCTTCCTGATTCCTTTCTTCTGGAATGATACTGAGACTCCCCCTTTCTGACAAAATGGTTCCTGTGCTTCTTATCATAAAAGGAGTTTAGATTCTAATGAGTGATAGGGCTCACAGGCTACAGGTCATCACTTTTCTAAAAATTGGGCTTCTTCTTTTCTGttgtcagagaaggaaatggcaccccactccagtactcttgcctggaaaatcccacagacaggggagcctggaagactgcagtccatggggtcgctgaaagttgggcacgactgagtgacttcactttcacttttcactttcgtgcattggagaaggaaatggcaacccactccactgttcttgcctggagaatcccggggacggggagcctgatgggctgccatctatgggatcgcacagagtcggacatgactgaagtgacttagcatagcatagcatagcattttcTGTTGTGGCAAAACAAATTACTCTGCTCTTAGCAGCTTGGAACAACACACATCTATTAGGTTATCATTCCTCAGGTCAGATCCCACCCAGGGTCTGTGGGTATTCTGCTTGGTATACCATAGCTAAAAACAAGGTTCACATTGACGTGGTATCCACATGGACATTTTGGGGAACTCCCCTCCATCTTCAACGCAGCAATGGTGCActgttttcttcttctatttctaatCTCTCGGGCTACCACTTCTGCTACCAACTGGAGAAGAATAACATGTAAAGTGCAAGTGTGACCAGGTAATATCCACCTGGGTAATCTCCATTTTGTAAAGTCAACATGTTCCATGCAATATAGTCTGTACACAGAATAATTGTTCATCATATTCACAAGTCCGGGGACTAGGTAGAGTGTGGACCCTGGGAAAGAGAATTCTTAGAGATCACAATTCTGCTTACCATTAGCACCTTCACTGAAAGTCTGACTTTCAGTCTTGCTTGACCATTATAAGTTACAAAAATCTCTTACTTCATATTAAGAAAACAAGCCTGATTGGAATTTATAAATACAAGCAAAAAAtttcttttcctatattttcACACACTCAAATTCTCAATGAAATGAGAATATAAGAAAAGTTGAAAATTCTAATTGGTGTGGTGTTGTTTCAGTCtcactctgagatcccatggctTATAGCCCCCCCAGGCAcctttgtccacagaattttccaggcaagaatactggagtgagctgccatttcctacttcaggggttcttcccaactcgaggattgaaccagcatctgttgcgtgtcctgcactggcatgtggattctttaccactgtgtcacctgggaagccctgctcagTGTATAGTTAATTCATTAGTAGGAACTTGATTTcctatgtatgtatgttttatcCTTACCCAAGTTGGCAGAAGAAGCCCTACTTTCAGTCATGATTGTCTTTTCGTTGTTCATTGGTGATGGATAGATCACTATTAATGCTAATGCTGTTAAAGTAATACTTTGCTTCTGCCAACCTGTTCATTGCACAGATATTGACACTGAGCCCAGGGAATTTAGGGGACTTCATACAAGtcacacaaagagttggtcagaaCTGGGACTACAACTGAGGCCTGACTCCATGTCTATTATTCTGAGTCTCATGTGCCCTGATGCTGTCAGACTGCTTCTTCCAAGGGGGCACAGCTGGACCATCCTGTCTAACAACTTCTTTCTATTGAATTTTCCCTTATTTCCTTGGCAGGACATCATGGAGAAAACAAAGGACAGTTTCATAATCCAGAATGAAGAGGCTTCTGTCAAATATTATGAGGCTGAGCTTAAGCAGCTTTCAGAATCCTTGATGAAAAGTATTTCAGGAGGCACATTCTTTGTCCCTGGAGGACACAGTCTCTATTTAGAAGCAAAGAACAAGTTTGAACAAGACTATAAACTGGTTCCCAGGAAAGGAGTTAAGGTGAGGAGTAATGGGATTGGGAAAGAGCAGCAGATTAGGGTCAAGGGTCTTTGTTGGTTCATTTGGTTGCCAGATCCTGATTTGCACAAAGGCAGATGGTCATGAGGAGGCTGACTTGGAACCCCAGGAGGATTCTGAGTCTAGTACTGTTTTGCTGATGAGTAAGAGTCCAGGAGATCCCAGGTCTGTTGGCTGCCCACTGGTGGGTGAGCCAGGTCCTAGGCCTAGTAACACCCTACTAGAGGAGAGAGCCACATCCTGGGGTCTGGGTGCAGGGTCCAGGAGTTCCAGAGCATGTGTTGACAATGGTAGAGCTGTTAGGCTCCTGGATCTGGGGGATTTTGAAGATTCTGTTGGCCTGATATTGGTCCAGATGGTCTTGAACCCAGCTGGTCCCAGGAATGACATGGCCTGCTAGTGAGTGGACTGGCCCTGCAGACTGAGAAACTGAGGTCTTTTGCACCTGGTATCTTTCCCTAATGTGCCCCAGGGTCTCTGGCTGGAGGGTTCTCGGGGTTTCAGGTCTCGTGCTTGTGTCCTGGTGAATGGGACTGGGTCCCTGGCCCTCTGATAGGCACAACCATGCCCAGAGgaagctgtgggctcaggagatcTGCTGGTGGATGGAGCTGCATGCATGTCTAGTCCGTTGCTTGGCCTGAGGCATCCCAGTACTGGCGTCTGCAGACCATTGCATTAGGGCAGGGCTGGGTCTTGGGGCTAATAAGATAGGGGAAAGATTCCAAAATGGTGCTCGCCAGCACCAGTGTCCAAGTGGTGGAAGGAGCTTCCCAGAATGTCTTCTGCCAGTGTCTATGTCCCCAAGTGAAGCTCCAGTTGCCTCCAGCCATTCTGGGAGACTCTTCAGGGTCAGCAGGTaggtctgacccaggctcctATCAAGTTAGTGTTTATTCTCTGGGTCCTGGGACACATGAGATTTAGTGTGCACTCTGAGACTCCTGAAAATCAGCTCTGCTGGCCTTCCAAGCAAATGCTCATGGGTGTTTGTAGACATTCACATAATTCTCAGGTCTGTAACCATTTGGGGAGCCTACAAAGGATGGAGAATTTACAGGATACAGTCTACACTTTACTGAACAATAATTTCCACAGCAAGACACTACGTCTCTTCTACCTGACAAGTCTTCGCTCCTTGTTGTTTCCTCAGGCAAACCAGGTCCTCCAGAGCTTCCTGCAGTCACAGGCAAGAGTAGAGGAAGCCATCCTGCAGGCAGACCAGGCCCTCACAGATGCGGACAAAGCCATGGCAGGTACTGAGCTCTCAGAGGGGAAGGTGGCTCTTGTGCTGCTGTTTGGCAGGTGTGGGAACAAACACTTCCTGACACCAGAGCTTCCTCTTCTTCCATGGAACCTCTCTGCTACATGTGGAAGTAAACGGGGGAGTTTGGGTTATATGTCCATCCAATCAGTGCTTCTACATCATATGCTAAAGCATGTTGTCTGATGTGGTAGCAGGAACAGTCAGACTCCCTCCCACAATATTAAAGGCACCTTATCTCTGAGCAAAAGAGGCGACAGCTCAGCATAAGTCATGTTCTCCCCTCTTTAAAATTCTTGTGAAACAGCTGAGTGTGCCAAGAAGGATGCAGCTGAGAGGGAACAGGAGCTGCtaagagagaaacagaatgaagagaaacaaaaaatggAGGCACAAGAGAGAAGCTTCAAAGAAAACCTGGCCCAACTGCAAGAGAAGATGGATAGGGAAAGAGAAAATCTTCTGAGAGAGCAGCAAACGATGCTGGAGCACAAACTGAAGGTAAGTGTAGATGGGCCTGGGTGGCACCTTGGGGAAACCC
It contains:
- the LOC783604 gene encoding guanylate-binding protein 4, coding for MASGSTIMDPICLVRNQNNQLTVSPRALKILEQISQPVVVVAIAGLYRTGKSYLMNRLAGRNHGFRLGSTVRSETKGIWMWCVPHPSKEKHTLVLLDTEGLGDVEKGDSSNDSWIFALAVLLSSTFVYNSMSTINHQALEQLHYVTELTELIRTKSSPSSDEEEGSAEFVSFFPDFIWTVRDFTLELELDGYPITEDEYLENALTLIPGKDPKVQNSNMPRECIRKFFPKRKCFVFDRPTNDRKLLLHVMELSDNQLDVNFQKQSEDFCSYISTHAKPKTLREGITVTGGGFGTLVEAYVDAINSGGVPCLENAVITLAERENSAAVQKAADHYSEQMTQRLNLPTDTLQELLEVHAACEKEAIDIFMERSFKDDKRMFQKKLVDIMEKTKDSFIIQNEEASVKYYEAELKQLSESLMKSISGGTFFVPGGHSLYLEAKNKFEQDYKLVPRKGVKANQVLQSFLQSQARVEEAILQADQALTDADKAMAAECAKKDAAEREQELLREKQNEEKQKMEAQERSFKENLAQLQEKMDRERENLLREQQTMLEHKLKMQKELLTEGFKKEAETLNKEIDKLKEDIQTTEKSFNISDVLDVASMILIAVLPGSYKILGMGLKYFTDRK